The Bacteroidales bacterium genome contains the following window.
TCCTGATAGTGTAATGCACATCCATGCGAGTGGAAAGTTTCCAAAATGAAAATTGAGTATGCCAAAAACTGAAAAATTAATTAAAGCTAAGCCACCTGCCAATCCATCCATTCCGTCAATTAAATTAAAGGCGTTGATATATAAAATAATAAAAATGACTAAACTAATAGGTTGTAGAAACAAAGGAATAAAATCAAGTCCGGTTTGTTCAAACAACACCGAATAGTTAAATCCCATTACAATGAAAATAAACGAAGCGGTAACTTGAAAAAACAATTTTATAAACCAACGTAATCCGTATATATCATCTAAAATTCCTGCTATTAAAAGTATAGAAAGCGAAAACCAAAAATATTGTGGTAAGTTAAATTTACTTAAAGTGAGGTAAGTTATGAATAGTGAAACAAAAATGCCAATTCCGCCCATGGTTGCGGTTTTATTTTGATGAATTTTTCGTTGATCGGGAGTGTCGAAGCAGTTTAACCACTTGTTAATTTGAATAATGACTGGCATCATGGTAATACTAATAAAAAAAGCGAATATTAAGCTAATTAACCAGAACGAATCGGCGGGTATAATATTTAGTTCGTTGGTTATCATGGCTTTTTTATTACAAGACTTTAGATATTAAAAAAAGGTTTCCATGGTATAATTTTTTTTAAGAAAGTTGTTTTAAAAAATTTCGCTACGAATGAAGACCTTTTTTATTGTTTATTGAATAATTGTTAGTGATAAATCATTTTTTTATCTTTGTGGACTTTATGCGAAGTACGAAATTGAGATATTATTTTTTACGCTTTTTATTTTTGTGCTTTTTATTTTACCACTTGTCGCTTTATGCACAATTTTACAATGGTATGCAAACCGATTTTGGAAAAAATCGGGTTCAATATCGTTCTTTTTTATGGCAATATTATCGTCTTCCGGCTTTTGATGTTTATTTTTACGAAAATGGTAGCAATTTGGCTGCTTATACAGCCGAGAGAGCGAGTAAAATTATTCCCGAAGTAGAAGCCATAGTAGGTACTTCACTTCAGAATAGAATTATTTTTTTGGTATATAACAATCTTAGCGATTTTAGACAAAGTAACATTGGACTTATTACCGGTAACGATCAATACAATATTGGTGGCACTACACAACTTATCGACAATAAAGTTTTTCTTTATTACGAAGGCGATCATCACTCGCTCGATAAACAAATAAAAGCGGCTATTGCAGAAATTTTACTCAATCAAACGCTTTTTGGTAGCGATTTAAAAGCGAAATTAACCAACTCTACTTTATTGTCACTACCCGATTGGTATTTTAAAGGTTTAGTGTCGTATATTTCTGAAGAATGGAATTCAACAATCGAAAATATTGTTCGCGATGGTATTTTAACTCATCGATACGATAAATTTAATCGTTTATCGGGGCAAGATGCAATTTATGCTGGTCATGCTATTTGGTTTTTTATTGCTAAAAAATTCGGAAAACAAACCATTCCCAATATTTTATATCTGACTCGTATTTCTAAAAATGTTGAAACAGGTTTTTTATATACTATTGGTTTACCAGTTAAGTATTTAACACACGAGTGGCTCGATTATTATCAGCAAATTTACGAAAAAGATGAGGCTAAAAGAATTTTACCAAGCGAAACACAAGTTACACATAAAATTAAAAAAGATAGACATATACGTGAATTAAGCATTTCGCCTAACGAACAATGGCTTGCTTACTCAACGAATTATATGGGACGCATAAAACTCTATCTTAAAGATATTCAAAACAATAAAACTATTTGTATATATAAACAAGGTGTTCGGCTTGATCAAATTACCGATTATACTTATCCGATTATCAGTTGGCATCCTACGGGCAAACTAGTAGCTTTTATCGTTGAAAAACAAGGGACAAAATTTCTTTATACCTATGAGTTAGAAACTAAGGAACTTAATGGTAAAGAACTTTTTAATGTAGATAAAATTTTAGATTTCGCATTCTCGCACAACGGCTTTAACTTGGTAATGTCGGCTGTTAAAAATGGGAAAACCGATATATTTATTTTTAACAATGCTGCCAATTCTTACGAACAAATTACGAACGATCTAGCAGACGACCGATATCCACAATATTTTGAACAATCACAAAAAATTGTATTTTCATCTAATCGTTTGAGTAATGCTTTACAATCTGATAGCATTCAATATAATTACGATGTCTTTGTATATGACTTAAAAAATAAAGATACTAGTTTAATTCGTATTACCGAAACTCCATACATCGATGATATTAAACCGATCTATTTTTCCAAAAATGAATTTTTAATTTTAAGTAATAACGGAGGGATATACAATAAATTTCATGCTCAATACGACAGTACTATTAGCTTTATAGATACAACCACACATTACCGCTATTTTACTATTTCTAAGCCTTTAACCAACTATGCTCGAAATATTATGGATCATGATTATTCGAAGGCCAACAAAATCAGCGATCTATTTTATTTTAAAGGTAAATATTTTTCGCAAATAAAAGATATTGAAACCAACGAAGTCAGTGTGCCCGAAGGTACTCCTTTTTTTAAAGAAATGAAGCGTTTTAAGGTGGATACTTTTAGTACCAAAGTAACGAAAAAAAATACAGATACACTTATTCAGTTATTAAGCATCGATACCAATAATATCGACATAAACAATTATGTATTCAATTTTCAACTCAACCAGATTAAAGGAAATTTAAACAAAAATAACGAAGAAAAAAACAACACCACTTCAAAGTCAATTCTAAAACCCATGATTTATCAAACATCTTTTTATACAAACACATTAACAACACAAGTCGATTTTGGTTTTTTAAATAATTCTTATCAACCGTTTACCGGAGGTCCGTTTTATTTTAATCCAGGCTTTAATGTTTTTTTTAAACTTGGCACCAACGATTTGTTTGAGGATTATAAAATTACAGGTGGTGTTCGGTTTGCTGGAAATTTCAATAGTAATGAATATTTATTAAGTTTCGAAAACTTAAAAAAGCGATTAGACAAACAAATGGTATTTCATCGTTTAGCCCTTAATAAACTTAGTAATTTGTCTTTATTAAAAACACATACACACGAATTGTTTTATATTTTGCGATACCCATTTAATCAAGTTACAGCCGTTCGTTTTACGACTCAGTTTAGGTACGATCGTTCGGCTTATCTTTCTACCGACATACAAAGTTTATCGCACAAGGACGACATTAGTACGTGGGTGGGGTTTAAAGGAGAATTTATTTATGATAATACCATAAACAAAGGAATCAATATTTTGTTTGGAACACGTGGTAAGTTATTTTTTGAAACCTATCATCAAACCAATGCTAAATTAAAATCGCTTTATGTCTCGGGTATCGATATTCGTCATTATCAGCCCATTCATCGTACTTTAATATGGGCAAGCCGATTGGCGGCTAGCAATTCTTTTGGTAAGTCGAAAATTATATATTATTTGGGTAGCGTAGATAATTGGATAAATTTGAGTACAAAAATTCCCGTTTTCGATCCTTCGGTTCGTATCGATCCATCTCAAAATTATGTTTATCAGGCAGTAGCAACCAACATGCGAGGTTTTCCACAAAATATCCGCAATGGCAACAATTTTGTCGTTTTAAATAACGAATTGCGATTACCTCTTATTAAGTATTTAACCAACAGACCCATACATAGCGATTTTATCGAGAATTTTCAGATTATTGGCTTTTTTGATATAGGAACTGCCTGGAGCGGCGATTCACCTTATAGCAAACAAAATGCTTACAATACCGAAATCGTATCGTCTGGTCCTATAACCATTATTATCGACAAAAAACGCGATCCTGTGGTTTGGGGCTATGGATTTGGATTAAGAAGCCGTCTCTTAGGTTATTTTGTTCGTGCCGATTGGGCGTGGGGCATCGAAAACAACATGGTGATGCCTAAAATATTTTATTTGTCGTTAAATCTTGATTTTTAAAAACAATATAATATGTACGAATGGATGATTCTTTTAACAATTGGTTTAGTTGCAGGCATTATGGGAGGCATGCTGGGGGTTGGCGGGGGCATTATTGTTATTCCTGCCTTAATGTTTTTTATGGGACTGAATCAAAAAGAGGCCAATGCTACAAGTTTGGCTTTTATGTTAGCTCCTACGGGCTTACTGGCTGTAATGAATTATTATAAAGCTGGTTTTGTAAATATTAAATATGCAGCTATTTTAGCAGTGGCTTTTTTTGTCGGAGCTTATTTTGGTTCGGCATGGGCTATCAAAATGCCCGTTGATACCCTTAAAAAAGTATTTGGTATTTTACTACTTGCTACTGGAATAAAATTAATATTAGGCAAATGATATCTGTCGATAAAATAAAACAATTGGCTTTTGAAACAGCTTTTCTTTTAAAAGAAATTCGAGAGCATCTTCATCAACATCCTGAGTTATCTTTTAACGAAGTAGAAACAGCTAAATATATTAGCCAATGGTTAGAAAAATGGGGCATAGAGCATAAAAATAATATTGGAGGGAATGGTATTGTTGCTTGGATAAAGGGTAGAGAAAAAGGTAAAAACATAGCTTTTCGTGCCGATATTGATGCTTTGCCAATAGACGAAAAAAATGAGGTTCCATATGGTTCGGTCAACAAGGGAATTATGCATGCATGTGGACACGATTTGCATACTGCATCGTTGTTAGGGGCATTATATTTGCTCCAGTCGCTAAGAAACGAATTTAATGGTACCATTTGGGGAATATTTCAACCGGCAGAAGAAAAATTGCCAGGTGGAGCAAAAGCAATGTTAAGCGATGCCTTTTTTAATGAATTATATTTTGATGCTGTAATAGCGCAACATGTATTTCCCGATTTGCCAGCTGGAGAGGTTGGAATTAGGGCAGGGCAGTATATGGCTTCGACGGACGAACTATATATTACCATAAAGGGTAGAGGAGGGCATGCGGCTACGCCTCATCAAATAACCGATACGGTACTTATTGCTTCACATATTATAGTATCGCTACAACAAATTGTTAGTAGAAAAGCTTTGCCTACTATACCCACCGTATTGTCGTTCGGAAAATTGATTGCTAATGGAGCAACCAATATTATTCCTAATGAGGTTTATATGGAAGGCACTTTTAGAACTTTCGACGAAAACTGGCGAAAACAAGCATTGCAACTTATCGAAAAAATTACCAAAGAAACTGCTCAAACCTTTGGTGCCGAAGCCATTGTTCATATTAAAAACGGCTATCCTGCACTTATTAACAACGATGTATTGGCAAATAAAATATTATTGTTGGCTAAAACGTATTTGGGCGACGAGAATGTTAAATGGCTGGATATGCGTATGACTGCCGAAGATTTTGCCTATTTCGCTCAACAATATCCAGCTGCAATGTTTCGTTTAGGAACAGGGGGAACAAATACAACTTCGTTCCCACTGCACTCACCGCAATTTAATATAAACGAAGATGTATATAAGTTTTCGCACGGATTGCTTGTTTGGATGGCTATACAATTATTAAACGATTAAACTATGATAGAAAAAATTAAAAAACTTATTTTTACACGCACCTTTCTGGGAGTAATTATAGGAATGGTAGGAGGTTTTGCATATTACTACTTTATAGGATGTAATTCTGGCTCTTGCCCCATAACTTCGAATCCATATATTTCTATTTTATATGGAGCTCTATTAGGTGGGG
Protein-coding sequences here:
- a CDS encoding undecaprenyl/decaprenyl-phosphate alpha-N-acetylglucosaminyl 1-phosphate transferase, whose amino-acid sequence is MITNELNIIPADSFWLISLIFAFFISITMMPVIIQINKWLNCFDTPDQRKIHQNKTATMGGIGIFVSLFITYLTLSKFNLPQYFWFSLSILLIAGILDDIYGLRWFIKLFFQVTASFIFIVMGFNYSVLFEQTGLDFIPLFLQPISLVIFIILYINAFNLIDGMDGLAGGLALINFSVFGILNFHFGNFPLAWMCITLSGALIGFLVFNTHPAKIFMGDTGSMIIGFLLIVAAFNTFQFHYHINELGIYEKKMFIWVISGILLLPFLDAVRVFVVRLMQKKAPYLPGKDHIHHLLLKTGLNQKQVVVILYAINVLFVLSGLIIYLNKPISVIVSVLLLKM
- a CDS encoding sulfite exporter TauE/SafE family protein; translated protein: MYEWMILLTIGLVAGIMGGMLGVGGGIIVIPALMFFMGLNQKEANATSLAFMLAPTGLLAVMNYYKAGFVNIKYAAILAVAFFVGAYFGSAWAIKMPVDTLKKVFGILLLATGIKLILGK
- a CDS encoding amidohydrolase; translation: MISVDKIKQLAFETAFLLKEIREHLHQHPELSFNEVETAKYISQWLEKWGIEHKNNIGGNGIVAWIKGREKGKNIAFRADIDALPIDEKNEVPYGSVNKGIMHACGHDLHTASLLGALYLLQSLRNEFNGTIWGIFQPAEEKLPGGAKAMLSDAFFNELYFDAVIAQHVFPDLPAGEVGIRAGQYMASTDELYITIKGRGGHAATPHQITDTVLIASHIIVSLQQIVSRKALPTIPTVLSFGKLIANGATNIIPNEVYMEGTFRTFDENWRKQALQLIEKITKETAQTFGAEAIVHIKNGYPALINNDVLANKILLLAKTYLGDENVKWLDMRMTAEDFAYFAQQYPAAMFRLGTGGTNTTSFPLHSPQFNINEDVYKFSHGLLVWMAIQLLND